From Deinococcus aquaedulcis, the proteins below share one genomic window:
- a CDS encoding arginase, producing the protein MLLSVDWDAFSGTRELVFDAPIWGTRDREEDRLAAWTARAQRRGGEEDPAAPWAALDADFPLYPGWEALRAYAGVPTWLTLSHADAWAWLQQFPGHAVLNLDSHHDLASFSGDPERVRPGNWAGLGLRSGLIRHVTTLYPDWHAGLPVAEGFDLGRTWTEVSPLLPADLHGRVTLTRQAAPGAGLPDPAEVRALLLVQSPAWTSPAHDPALRELAGALRAQVLVPPLWRS; encoded by the coding sequence CTGCTGCTGAGTGTGGACTGGGACGCCTTTTCGGGCACCCGGGAACTGGTGTTCGACGCGCCGATCTGGGGCACCCGTGACCGCGAGGAGGACCGGCTGGCCGCCTGGACCGCGCGGGCGCAGCGGCGTGGGGGAGAGGAGGACCCCGCCGCCCCCTGGGCCGCCCTGGACGCCGATTTTCCGCTGTACCCCGGTTGGGAGGCGCTGCGGGCCTACGCGGGGGTGCCCACCTGGCTCACCCTCAGCCACGCAGACGCCTGGGCGTGGCTGCAGCAGTTTCCCGGCCACGCCGTGCTGAATCTGGATTCGCACCACGACCTCGCCAGCTTTTCCGGCGATCCGGAGCGGGTGCGTCCGGGCAACTGGGCGGGGCTGGGGCTGCGCTCGGGGCTCATCCGGCACGTGACCACCCTGTACCCGGACTGGCACGCGGGGCTGCCCGTGGCCGAAGGGTTTGATCTGGGCCGCACCTGGACCGAGGTCTCGCCGCTGCTGCCCGCCGACCTGCATGGCCGCGTCACCCTGACCCGGCAGGCGGCCCCCGGCGCGGGCCTGCCCGACCCGGCCGAGGTGCGGGCGCTGCTGCTGGTGCAGTCCCCAGCCTGGACCAGCCCGGCCCACGACCCGGCGCTGCGCGAACTGGCCGGGGCGCTGCGGGCCCAGGTGCTTGTTCCCCCCCTCTGGCGGTCATGA
- a CDS encoding alpha/beta fold hydrolase: MEFFAPDGTPLYVNRLGDGPPLLLLSGGPGCVNYLQPVAHLLPSWTCLLPDPRGVGQSGGGPHDLSTALADIEALRQTLGAAQWTVLGHSWGADLGLAYALAHPERVTRLLSVAGTGIQNDRDWKAAYEAGQGQEPALEVEWNPDVHRALITSWRQFIKTPDLLSRLSVLSVPVTFLHMEADIRPGWPARQLAALLPRGEWAEVPGAPHTAWLTHAGALGAALQTALGAPA; encoded by the coding sequence ATGGAGTTTTTTGCGCCCGACGGCACGCCTCTGTACGTGAACAGATTGGGCGACGGCCCACCCCTGCTGCTGCTCTCAGGTGGCCCTGGCTGCGTGAACTATCTGCAACCTGTGGCCCACCTGCTGCCCAGCTGGACCTGCCTGCTGCCCGACCCGCGCGGGGTGGGCCAGAGCGGCGGTGGCCCGCACGATCTGAGCACGGCCCTGGCCGACATAGAAGCCCTGCGCCAGACCCTGGGCGCCGCGCAGTGGACCGTGCTGGGCCACTCGTGGGGCGCGGATCTGGGACTGGCCTACGCCCTGGCGCACCCGGAGCGCGTGACCCGGCTGCTGAGCGTGGCCGGCACCGGCATTCAGAATGACCGCGACTGGAAAGCCGCCTACGAGGCCGGGCAAGGGCAGGAGCCGGCCCTGGAGGTCGAGTGGAACCCAGATGTTCACCGCGCCCTGATCACCAGCTGGCGCCAGTTCATCAAGACCCCCGACCTGCTGAGCCGCCTGTCCGTCCTGTCGGTGCCGGTCACGTTCCTGCACATGGAGGCCGATATCCGCCCCGGCTGGCCTGCGCGGCAACTCGCGGCGCTGCTGCCCCGGGGCGAGTGGGCCGAGGTGCCCGGCGCTCCCCACACCGCCTGGCTGACCCACGCCGGCGCCCTGGGGGCAGCGCTGCAAACCGCGCTGGGGGCGCCCGCATGA
- a CDS encoding GNAT family N-acetyltransferase, giving the protein MSPLTLRDLRKPDDFTGAARVLSASDPDWPVTAELLAVWDAARDPGLYHTVVVAEQDGQLVGLGQAGHDDFAYEDWRYFGAVTVHPDARGQGVGRALYDELLARLRARGAQDIRTMLSDQPRDEAGRAFLARRGFTRTWDRYESRLHTGELNLGVFDELLTGVAAQGIELRSIADLAGDEHRDWRLYELDWRLFQDVPMGQALTKRPFEAWRKQELDDPTFSHELSFVALRPGLDDPETGPYVGYSTLMKAPGGFYVIGMTGVRREDRGLGVAKALKVAAMRALHAAGGGEIRTFNDPPNKAMLGMNRALGFRPGPTRSRYELHLDPVTGERRPIAAGGVA; this is encoded by the coding sequence ATGAGCCCCCTGACCCTGCGCGACCTGCGCAAACCCGACGACTTCACTGGTGCCGCCCGCGTGCTCAGTGCCAGCGATCCGGACTGGCCGGTCACCGCCGAGCTGCTGGCGGTGTGGGACGCCGCGCGCGACCCCGGGCTGTACCACACCGTGGTGGTGGCCGAGCAGGACGGGCAACTGGTGGGCCTGGGTCAGGCCGGCCACGACGACTTTGCCTACGAGGACTGGCGCTACTTCGGGGCGGTCACCGTGCACCCGGACGCCCGGGGCCAAGGCGTTGGCCGGGCGCTGTACGACGAACTGCTGGCCCGGCTGCGCGCCCGGGGCGCCCAGGACATCCGCACCATGCTCAGCGACCAGCCGCGCGACGAGGCGGGGCGCGCCTTTCTGGCCCGCCGGGGCTTTACCCGCACCTGGGACCGCTACGAGTCACGCCTGCACACGGGTGAGCTGAACCTGGGTGTTTTCGACGAGCTGCTGACGGGTGTGGCGGCCCAGGGCATCGAACTGCGCTCGATTGCCGACCTCGCTGGCGATGAGCACCGCGACTGGCGGCTCTATGAACTGGACTGGCGCCTCTTTCAGGACGTGCCAATGGGGCAGGCCCTGACCAAGCGGCCCTTTGAGGCGTGGCGCAAACAGGAATTGGACGATCCCACCTTCAGTCACGAGCTGTCCTTTGTGGCCCTGCGTCCGGGCCTGGACGATCCCGAAACCGGCCCCTACGTGGGCTACAGCACCCTGATGAAAGCCCCCGGCGGCTTCTATGTGATTGGCATGACGGGCGTGCGCCGCGAGGACCGGGGCCTGGGCGTGGCCAAGGCGCTGAAAGTGGCGGCCATGCGCGCCCTGCACGCGGCCGGCGGCGGCGAGATCCGCACCTTCAACGACCCGCCCAACAAGGCCATGCTGGGCATGAACCGCGCGCTGGGCTTTCGCCCTGGACCCACCCGCAGCCGGTACGAACTGCACCTGGACCCTGTTACGGGCGAGCGCCGCCCCATCGCCGCTGGGGGCGTGGCATGA
- a CDS encoding GNAT family N-acetyltransferase: MTRAALNVTIREATDHDLPALAELLSVVNPRHPWTAERLAHDLRTLRADPLGLHVAQWVAQEGGGALLGAASALQFGGMYHPGRYHAELGVHPEARAQGIGTALAEVLGTHLQARGAQEVLAGSYEDEPQGVAFLQARGFTEVMRFFDNVLEMADFDAPTWAQAEVLPRGLRLRSLAELQAEQGRDAALRAYYEGWVAAREDVPRTGEATPVPFERFCQQRLDRPEFFPEGVLLAVTEEGEVAALSELYGDEHHPGRLNTGLTGTRREWRRQGLALAVKLAALRVARERGAHEVWTGNATTNAPMLALNERLGFRPRVAWIEMKWGGV, from the coding sequence ATGACCCGCGCCGCCCTGAACGTCACCATCCGCGAGGCCACGGACCACGACCTGCCCGCCCTGGCCGAGCTGCTGAGCGTAGTCAACCCCCGCCATCCCTGGACCGCCGAGCGCCTCGCCCACGACCTGCGCACCCTGCGCGCCGATCCCCTGGGCCTGCATGTGGCGCAGTGGGTGGCCCAGGAAGGTGGCGGCGCGCTGCTGGGCGCCGCTTCGGCGCTGCAGTTTGGCGGCATGTACCACCCGGGGCGCTACCACGCCGAACTGGGCGTGCACCCGGAGGCGCGCGCTCAGGGCATTGGCACCGCGCTGGCCGAGGTACTGGGCACCCACCTGCAGGCCCGGGGTGCCCAGGAGGTGCTGGCCGGCAGCTACGAGGACGAGCCGCAGGGTGTGGCCTTCTTGCAGGCGCGCGGCTTTACCGAGGTCATGCGCTTTTTCGACAACGTGCTGGAGATGGCCGATTTCGACGCCCCCACCTGGGCCCAGGCCGAGGTCCTGCCCCGGGGGCTGCGCCTGCGGTCCCTGGCCGAGCTGCAGGCCGAGCAGGGCCGGGACGCCGCCCTGCGCGCCTACTACGAGGGCTGGGTGGCCGCCCGCGAGGACGTGCCGCGCACCGGAGAAGCCACGCCCGTGCCCTTTGAGCGCTTCTGCCAGCAGCGCCTGGACCGCCCAGAGTTCTTTCCCGAAGGCGTGCTGCTGGCCGTGACCGAGGAGGGCGAGGTGGCGGCCCTGTCGGAACTGTACGGCGACGAGCACCACCCGGGCCGCCTGAACACCGGCCTGACCGGCACCCGGCGCGAGTGGCGGCGGCAGGGGCTGGCCCTGGCGGTCAAGCTGGCCGCGCTGCGGGTCGCCCGCGAACGCGGCGCCCACGAGGTCTGGACGGGCAACGCCACCACGAACGCGCCCATGCTGGCCCTGAACGAGCGCCTGGGCTTTCGCCCGCGCGTGGCCTGGATCGAGATGAAATGGGGCGGGGTATGA
- a CDS encoding GNAT family N-acetyltransferase, whose protein sequence is MTGPQPPGVVRIDVGPVQPHEWDAAARAYTAALPHDPVSGAELRRRDEEQRGWGHHAGVLVARQGEEVVGTASYFQNPGAYHPGRFTLELGVAPAWQGQGVGRALWAALEARLRGLGAESARILARDEHPVAPGFLTRRGWVGDKRYFFSVLDVATFDGARYVGLAERLAAQGVRLHSLTALRAANEPDLEARLHTLMSDVRQDVPRAEPATPLSQAVFQEAVLGDPGLLPDGYLVAEHGGTFIGQTTLFRSEASPDLLTGLTGVTRAWRGRGVATLLKLEAIRVAQALGAPLIRTDNASDNAPMLAINDRLGFMREGGATTSYLYRF, encoded by the coding sequence ATGACCGGCCCGCAGCCGCCCGGGGTGGTCCGGATAGACGTTGGCCCGGTGCAGCCCCACGAGTGGGACGCGGCGGCCCGCGCCTACACCGCCGCGCTGCCCCACGACCCGGTCAGCGGCGCAGAGCTGCGCAGGCGCGACGAGGAGCAGCGGGGCTGGGGCCACCACGCGGGCGTGCTGGTGGCCCGGCAGGGTGAAGAGGTGGTGGGCACCGCCTCGTACTTTCAGAACCCGGGCGCGTACCACCCGGGGCGCTTCACCCTGGAACTGGGCGTGGCCCCGGCGTGGCAGGGGCAGGGGGTGGGCCGCGCCCTCTGGGCGGCCCTGGAGGCGCGGCTCCGTGGGCTCGGCGCCGAATCGGCACGGATTCTGGCGCGGGATGAGCACCCAGTGGCCCCGGGGTTTCTGACCCGCCGGGGCTGGGTGGGCGACAAACGATACTTCTTCAGCGTGCTGGACGTGGCGACGTTCGACGGGGCCCGGTACGTGGGGCTGGCCGAGCGGCTGGCCGCCCAGGGCGTGCGCCTGCATTCCCTGACGGCTCTGCGGGCGGCCAACGAGCCGGACCTTGAGGCGCGCCTGCACACCCTGATGAGCGACGTGCGCCAGGACGTGCCCCGTGCAGAGCCGGCCACGCCCCTGTCGCAGGCGGTGTTTCAGGAGGCGGTGCTGGGCGACCCCGGCCTGCTGCCGGACGGCTATCTGGTGGCCGAGCACGGCGGCACCTTCATTGGGCAGACCACCCTGTTTCGCAGCGAGGCCAGCCCCGACCTGCTGACGGGCCTCACCGGGGTCACGCGGGCGTGGCGCGGCCGTGGGGTGGCGACCCTGCTCAAACTGGAGGCCATTCGCGTGGCCCAGGCCCTGGGCGCGCCCCTGATCCGCACCGACAACGCCAGCGACAACGCGCCTATGCTAGCGATCAACGACCGCCTGGGCTTTATGCGCGAAGGCGGCGCGACGACCTCCTACCTGTACCGGTTCTGA